The following proteins are encoded in a genomic region of Toxotes jaculatrix isolate fToxJac2 chromosome 3, fToxJac2.pri, whole genome shotgun sequence:
- the si:dkey-13a21.4 gene encoding ras-related protein rab7 isoform X2, protein MSEGKGPVTLKIILIGNSGVGKSSFMNRYVNHRFTNMYRATIGTDFLSKTVNIDEETVTLQIWDTAGTERFQSLGTPLYRGAHCCMLVFDVTSKASFSALEFWRKEFLVQGEPQDPSDFPFIVLGNKTDQSGREVSGRRALQWCEEIGAEYFEGSAKEDLGVQKPFLRAAQRGIQQMFSNTTMTHLSLDAIGDFC, encoded by the exons ATGAGCGAAGGAAAAGGTCCGGTTACCCTGAAAATTATCCTCATAGGAAACTCTGG GGTGGgaaaatcctccttcatgaacaGATATGTGAATCACCGCTTCACCAACATGTACCGAGCCACGATAGGCACTGACTTCCTCTCCAAGACAGTCAACATAGATGAGGAAACGGTGACCCTGCAG ATCTGGGACACAGCAGGTACAGAGAGGTTCCAGTCTCTGGGTACACCTCTGTACAGAGGAGCCCACTGCTGCATGCTGGTGTTTGATGTCACATCCAAGGCCAGTTTCTCCGCCTTGGAGTTTTGGAGGAAGGAGTTCCTGGTCCAGGGCGAGCCTCAGGACCCATCTGACTTCCCTTTTATTGTTTTGGGCAACAAGACTGACCAGAGCGGCCGGGAG GTATCTGGCAGGAGGGCTCTGCAGTGGTGTGAAGAAATAGGAGCAGAGTACTTTGAAGGAAGTGCCAAAGAAGATCTAGGCGTACAGAAGCCGTTTCTGAGGGCGGCTCAGAGAGGCATACAACAG ATGTTCAGTAATACTACAATGACTCACCTCTCCCTCGATGCCATTGGCGACTTCTGCTAG
- the si:dkey-13a21.4 gene encoding ras-related protein rab7 isoform X1, with protein sequence MSEGKGPVTLKIILIGNSGVGKSSFMNRYVNHRFTNMYRATIGTDFLSKTVNIDEETVTLQIWDTAGTERFQSLGTPLYRGAHCCMLVFDVTSKASFSALEFWRKEFLVQGEPQDPSDFPFIVLGNKTDQSGREVSGRRALQWCEEIGAEYFEGSAKEDLGVQKPFLRAAQRGIQQYKKHTLENTGHFQITCKQPTETRNTCEC encoded by the exons ATGAGCGAAGGAAAAGGTCCGGTTACCCTGAAAATTATCCTCATAGGAAACTCTGG GGTGGgaaaatcctccttcatgaacaGATATGTGAATCACCGCTTCACCAACATGTACCGAGCCACGATAGGCACTGACTTCCTCTCCAAGACAGTCAACATAGATGAGGAAACGGTGACCCTGCAG ATCTGGGACACAGCAGGTACAGAGAGGTTCCAGTCTCTGGGTACACCTCTGTACAGAGGAGCCCACTGCTGCATGCTGGTGTTTGATGTCACATCCAAGGCCAGTTTCTCCGCCTTGGAGTTTTGGAGGAAGGAGTTCCTGGTCCAGGGCGAGCCTCAGGACCCATCTGACTTCCCTTTTATTGTTTTGGGCAACAAGACTGACCAGAGCGGCCGGGAG GTATCTGGCAGGAGGGCTCTGCAGTGGTGTGAAGAAATAGGAGCAGAGTACTTTGAAGGAAGTGCCAAAGAAGATCTAGGCGTACAGAAGCCGTTTCTGAGGGCGGCTCAGAGAGGCATACAACAG tacaaaaaacacacattggAAAATACAGGACATTTCCAGATAACCTGCAAACAGCCGACAGAAACTCGCAACACCTGTGAGTGCTGA